A window of Candidatus Saccharibacteria bacterium contains these coding sequences:
- the recJ gene encoding single-stranded-DNA-specific exonuclease RecJ — translation MKRAEDIFEQLLAARGLADPAARKAYLHPGYEDFRHDPFLLPDMEPAVARIITARDKGEKVFIYGDYDIDGLTATSVLLDALPRFGITDLHAFIPNRFVEGYGLTKEAVQQLVDRGAQLIITVDCGSLSHKEIEHARAAGVDVIVTDHHNVAPVMPPAVATINPKRPDHSYPFIDLAGVGVAFKLVQALQSRIDGLPVGHEKWLLDLVALGTVCDVVTLKDENRANVHWGLKVMQKTRRPGLRALAAVAGVDIAAVYARQLGFVLGPHLNASGRLETAQRSLDVLIAPDIDAGMEAAGVLRQMNLDRRAQQDIIFQAAREQAAQYADDPVLVLSHAEWSHGIIGIVAAKILELYKKPTYVLQEMEGQAKGSARSYGDFSAADAIRAAEEHIIKGGGHKLAAGVTLRPEKIPDFRQAVNDYFRSLKLGPQAQLLDPVADLTLTSLTGVDERLVDMIDGMEPFGNGNPQPVFRLAGMRVLARREMGAEKTHLKLTLGDEAERPIDVIAFGKAQEIGARPGNQVDAWCTLDINEWNGRRSVQGRLLKIEA, via the coding sequence ATGAAGAGGGCGGAAGACATTTTCGAACAGTTGCTCGCAGCGCGCGGTCTTGCCGACCCTGCTGCCCGGAAGGCATACCTGCATCCCGGGTACGAGGATTTCCGGCACGATCCCTTTTTATTGCCGGATATGGAACCGGCCGTGGCGCGCATCATCACTGCCCGCGATAAGGGCGAGAAGGTGTTCATATACGGCGACTATGATATCGATGGTCTGACCGCCACCTCTGTCCTGCTCGATGCTTTGCCCAGATTCGGCATCACCGACCTGCATGCCTTCATCCCTAACCGCTTTGTCGAGGGGTACGGCCTGACGAAGGAGGCCGTCCAGCAGCTGGTCGACCGTGGCGCCCAGCTGATTATCACGGTGGACTGCGGCAGCCTGTCGCACAAGGAGATTGAGCATGCCAGGGCGGCGGGCGTCGATGTCATCGTTACCGATCACCACAACGTCGCACCGGTCATGCCGCCGGCTGTGGCGACGATCAATCCCAAACGACCCGACCACTCGTATCCGTTCATCGACCTGGCCGGCGTCGGTGTGGCCTTCAAACTGGTGCAGGCGCTGCAAAGCCGTATCGACGGTCTGCCGGTAGGGCATGAGAAGTGGCTGCTCGACCTGGTGGCGCTTGGTACGGTCTGTGACGTGGTCACGCTCAAAGATGAGAACCGGGCGAACGTCCACTGGGGACTCAAAGTCATGCAGAAGACGCGCCGCCCTGGCCTCAGGGCGCTTGCGGCGGTGGCGGGTGTTGATATTGCGGCCGTCTATGCACGGCAGCTGGGTTTCGTGCTGGGGCCGCACCTGAATGCCAGCGGACGGCTGGAGACGGCGCAGCGCAGCCTGGACGTGCTGATCGCACCGGACATAGATGCCGGCATGGAAGCGGCCGGCGTCCTGCGGCAGATGAACCTGGACCGCCGCGCCCAGCAGGACATCATTTTCCAGGCGGCCCGCGAGCAGGCGGCGCAGTATGCCGACGATCCGGTACTGGTGCTGTCGCACGCAGAGTGGTCGCACGGTATCATCGGCATCGTCGCAGCGAAGATACTCGAGCTGTACAAGAAGCCGACCTATGTGCTGCAGGAGATGGAAGGGCAGGCCAAAGGTTCAGCCCGCAGCTACGGCGACTTCAGTGCCGCTGACGCCATCCGTGCCGCCGAGGAGCACATCATCAAAGGTGGAGGCCACAAGTTGGCGGCCGGCGTGACGCTGAGGCCTGAGAAGATTCCTGACTTCCGCCAGGCGGTCAACGATTACTTCCGCTCCCTCAAGCTGGGGCCGCAGGCGCAGCTGCTTGATCCGGTGGCCGACCTCACCCTGACGTCGCTGACCGGCGTCGATGAGCGCTTGGTGGACATGATAGACGGCATGGAGCCGTTTGGTAACGGCAATCCGCAGCCCGTCTTTCGGCTGGCGGGTATGCGCGTGCTGGCCCGGCGCGAGATGGGCGCCGAAAAGACCCACCTGAAGTTGACGCTGGGAGATGAAGCGGAACGGCCCATCGATGTCATCGCTTTTGGAAAGGCGCAGGAGATAGGCGCCCGGCCTGGAAATCAGGTGGATGCCTGGTGTACGCTCGATATCAACGAGTGGAACGGACGGCGCAGCGTACAGGGCAGGCTGCTGAAGATCGAAGCCTAG
- a CDS encoding NYN domain-containing protein, with protein sequence MTHEKHPDQQANNYAFIDAQNLHAGVDSLGWKLDYKKFREYLRTEHDVKRAYLFIGFMEEHQPLYSALQEAGFILHFKPLVRHDDSTVKGNVDADMVLQTMVDFERYEQAVIISGDGDFAGLIRHLAGTGKLKQVIIPNRNTYSSLFKRLDEFGDTYFTFMNDLRGKLAYRDFNKKPRGNRSSGNHDNGNERAASAPAPEAEAAPQQPTTNGKGRRPHRSKGEGKSITKTDKLADDGLDVVIH encoded by the coding sequence ATGACACACGAAAAACATCCCGACCAGCAGGCGAACAACTACGCCTTCATCGACGCGCAAAACCTGCACGCCGGCGTCGACTCGCTTGGCTGGAAACTTGATTATAAGAAATTCCGTGAGTACTTGCGCACCGAACATGATGTCAAGCGCGCCTATCTTTTCATCGGCTTCATGGAAGAGCACCAGCCACTATACAGCGCCTTGCAGGAGGCCGGCTTCATCCTGCACTTCAAACCGTTGGTGCGTCACGACGACAGCACCGTCAAGGGCAATGTCGATGCCGACATGGTCTTACAGACCATGGTCGATTTCGAGCGCTACGAACAGGCGGTCATCATCAGCGGTGACGGCGACTTCGCCGGCCTGATCCGCCACCTGGCCGGCACCGGCAAGCTCAAGCAGGTAATCATCCCCAACCGCAATACCTACTCCTCCCTGTTCAAGCGCCTGGACGAGTTCGGCGACACCTACTTCACCTTCATGAACGACCTGCGCGGCAAATTGGCCTACCGTGATTTCAACAAGAAGCCACGCGGGAACCGCAGCAGCGGCAACCATGACAACGGCAACGAACGTGCCGCCAGCGCTCCGGCGCCTGAGGCCGAAGCTGCCCCACAACAGCCCACCACCAATGGCAAAGGCCGCCGTCCGCACCGCAGCAAGGGTGAGGGCAAATCAATCACCAAGACTGACAAGCTGGCCGACGACGGCCTTGATGTCGTCATCCACTAG
- the priA gene encoding primosomal protein N': MQYYEVAPTRIIRATTSVLTYHSESALAVGTIVRVGVGSAECLAVVWRKVARPAYDTKPVLAVIEPTPLPAALLKTASWMADYYSVHLATVLQTMLPAGLDKNRRALKNQRATPVRKRTNFVLNDGQQAALQALLAAGGRTAMLHGITGSGKTAVYIELTRHLLEQNLSVIVLTPEISLTPQLVAEFTAHFPDVITTHSQMKETERHQAWRHVLHAERPQVIIGPRSALFMPVARLGAVIIDECHEPSYKQEQQPRYQTARAAKVLTMAAHATLLLGSATPSVHEYYLARQHGTIITLDVRAKAVHTPSITVINATRRDQFTRNPVLATPLITAMQEHIAGGRQALLFHNRRGTAGSTLCEGCGWHAQCQDCHLPLTLHADAARLICHLCGATQTIPPCCPECRRADIVFKGIGTKRIESEVSKLFPRARIARFDADATKGEQLHEQYQAIYDGDVDIIIGTQLLAKGLDLPRLGLVGIVSADTGLLMPDYGARERTFQLIAQASGRVGRQDHATDVFVQTFNPDELAIACGTTEDYARFYEDEISQRRAGHYPPFSYLLKAVCSYKTEAGAVRASRDLARSLRRDHPDVTVIGPTPAFYERLRGLYRWQVIVRSARRDSLQRIAAAMPKAWQVELDPHSLLS, encoded by the coding sequence ATGCAGTACTACGAAGTCGCTCCGACGCGCATCATCCGAGCCACCACCAGCGTCCTCACCTACCATAGTGAGTCGGCGCTTGCAGTCGGCACTATCGTCCGGGTCGGTGTCGGCTCGGCCGAATGCCTGGCCGTAGTCTGGCGCAAAGTAGCCCGTCCGGCCTACGACACCAAGCCGGTGCTGGCTGTCATCGAGCCGACACCGCTGCCCGCGGCCCTGCTCAAAACCGCCAGCTGGATGGCGGATTATTATAGTGTTCACCTGGCAACCGTCCTGCAGACCATGCTGCCCGCCGGCTTGGATAAGAACCGCCGTGCCCTTAAAAACCAGCGCGCCACCCCTGTGAGAAAAAGAACAAACTTTGTGCTCAACGACGGACAGCAAGCCGCATTGCAGGCCCTGCTTGCGGCTGGCGGGCGTACCGCCATGCTTCACGGCATCACCGGCAGCGGCAAGACGGCCGTCTACATCGAGCTGACCCGCCACCTGCTGGAGCAGAACCTGTCAGTCATCGTACTGACACCGGAAATCTCGCTCACCCCCCAGCTGGTCGCAGAGTTCACCGCCCATTTTCCAGACGTCATCACCACCCACTCGCAGATGAAGGAGACCGAGCGCCATCAAGCCTGGCGCCATGTACTGCATGCCGAGCGGCCGCAGGTCATCATCGGCCCGCGTTCCGCCCTGTTCATGCCGGTCGCCCGGCTTGGCGCCGTCATCATCGATGAATGCCACGAGCCTTCCTACAAACAGGAGCAGCAGCCGCGCTACCAGACCGCCCGCGCCGCCAAGGTACTGACCATGGCAGCGCACGCCACCCTGCTGCTGGGCAGCGCCACGCCCAGCGTCCACGAGTATTACCTGGCCCGCCAGCACGGCACCATCATCACCTTGGATGTCCGGGCCAAAGCCGTCCACACGCCGTCCATCACCGTCATCAATGCCACCCGCCGCGACCAGTTCACCCGCAATCCGGTGCTGGCGACGCCGCTTATCACCGCCATGCAGGAACACATCGCCGGCGGCCGCCAGGCACTGCTGTTCCATAACCGCCGCGGCACGGCCGGCTCGACGCTCTGTGAAGGCTGCGGCTGGCACGCCCAGTGCCAGGATTGTCACCTGCCCCTCACCCTGCACGCCGACGCCGCCCGCCTCATCTGCCACCTCTGCGGCGCGACCCAGACCATCCCACCCTGCTGTCCCGAGTGCCGCCGCGCCGACATCGTTTTCAAAGGCATCGGCACCAAGCGCATTGAAAGCGAAGTGAGCAAGCTGTTTCCACGGGCCCGCATCGCCCGCTTCGACGCCGACGCCACAAAGGGCGAGCAGCTGCACGAGCAATACCAGGCCATCTACGACGGTGACGTCGACATCATCATCGGCACTCAACTGCTTGCCAAAGGCCTCGACCTGCCCCGCCTCGGCCTAGTCGGCATCGTCAGCGCCGATACCGGCCTGCTGATGCCCGATTACGGCGCCCGCGAACGCACCTTCCAGCTCATCGCCCAGGCCTCCGGCCGCGTCGGCCGCCAGGACCATGCTACAGACGTCTTCGTTCAGACCTTCAATCCCGATGAATTGGCCATCGCCTGCGGCACCACCGAGGATTACGCCCGCTTCTACGAGGACGAGATCAGCCAGCGCCGCGCCGGCCACTACCCGCCCTTCAGTTATCTGCTCAAAGCCGTCTGCAGCTACAAGACCGAAGCCGGCGCCGTCCGCGCCAGCCGCGATCTGGCCCGCTCCCTGCGCCGCGACCACCCCGACGTCACCGTCATCGGCCCCACCCCCGCCTTTTATGAACGGCTGCGCGGCCTCTACCGCTGGCAGGTCATCGTCCGCAGTGCCAGGCGCGACAGTCTGCAGCGCATTGCCGCCGCCATGCCCAAAGCCTGGCAGGTCGAGCTCGATCCGCACAGCCTGCTCAGCTAA
- a CDS encoding winged helix-turn-helix transcriptional regulator, with protein MLDVFITSRVRRKIVVVYAKYPDFKTHVRGLAKLIKEDPGNIQRELKRLEKAGFLLSERQANTKIYSTNRHFPIFKELQSIVLKSQQMSQKKTKRAA; from the coding sequence ATGTTGGACGTTTTCATTACCTCGCGCGTCCGTCGCAAGATCGTAGTGGTGTACGCGAAATACCCGGATTTTAAGACGCATGTCCGCGGGCTTGCCAAACTTATCAAGGAGGATCCGGGCAACATCCAGCGCGAACTCAAACGTTTGGAGAAAGCCGGTTTCCTGCTGAGTGAGCGGCAGGCCAACACAAAGATCTACTCGACGAACCGTCATTTCCCGATCTTCAAGGAGCTGCAGAGCATCGTGCTCAAAAGCCAGCAGATGTCTCAGAAAAAGACGAAACGGGCAGCGTAG
- the def gene encoding peptide deformylase, with product MATKDAIITLPHPHLRERSRKVKSISDGIRQLVADMEAATLDWEASRKHELGVALAAVQIDRLERVVVVRNDFDNKDDRTFLALINPEVIQTSGKPELDHEGCLSVRDVYGLVPRYPAIKVKALSLDGQEIRVKAEGFLARVLQHEIDHTNGILFVDHVRGQDGFFHLDKNGHLEPVPLETVKQSGILSEE from the coding sequence ATGGCCACAAAAGACGCAATCATCACCCTCCCCCATCCCCACCTGCGCGAACGCTCACGCAAAGTGAAGTCCATCAGCGACGGCATCCGCCAGCTGGTCGCCGACATGGAAGCCGCCACCCTCGATTGGGAAGCCAGCCGCAAGCACGAGCTGGGCGTGGCGCTGGCCGCCGTCCAGATCGACCGCCTGGAACGCGTAGTGGTCGTCCGCAACGACTTCGACAACAAGGACGACCGCACCTTCCTGGCCCTCATCAACCCCGAGGTCATCCAAACCAGCGGCAAACCCGAACTCGACCACGAGGGCTGCCTCAGCGTCCGCGACGTCTACGGCCTCGTCCCGCGCTACCCGGCCATCAAGGTCAAGGCTCTCAGCCTGGACGGCCAGGAGATCCGCGTCAAAGCCGAGGGCTTCCTTGCCCGCGTCCTCCAGCATGAGATCGACCACACCAACGGCATCCTGTTCGTCGACCATGTCCGCGGCCAGGACGGCTTCTTCCACCTCGACAAGAACGGCCACCTCGAACCAGTGCCACTCGAAACCGTCAAGCAGTCCGGCATCCTGTCCGAGGAGTAA